From Phenylobacterium montanum, the proteins below share one genomic window:
- a CDS encoding DUF3772 domain-containing protein yields MLGAAAPAPGPSEPLDVGNAHQTLAHLRDRLPIASRDDQLAAMAAQAAGLESQAQALVAARAHALAALDHGLAQIGPKGRRAPTKAEQQKRAPLLAQRPALVAQVQQAQGLAADAGATYDQIAERRRAGFSARVLQRTDSPVSPSFWNSLAGAGWADLGRLDAAADEAVRAAIEADEPKGLIGLGAGLLFALMVAFPLRVWLRRLGRRKNGDSVHPGFSRTAAAVWVAAIDTGAPTLAVAGLHLGAQWGGLLSPKADAMAGAAVGAAAWISGVLALGRVLAIDPDPGQRLLALPDPAARRIGPPLMVVALVAAAGLLLTRLNYVIGASVAATIAANCVLSLAYAGVAGLILFSFGRSRALPDEPAAPSQAASAWALMSLILTGVILVTLGAVFAGYTTLAALTSGQIFWLSLISAVAYLLLRFVDDLCASLFQPHGRGARLLFALFSLRASAIGQIGLLLSAGLQLLIIIGAASLALTPFGQSGELLFARLAQLGGGVHLGSVTISPTAIAAGLATLMVGVGLAHLVQAWVVRRYLPVTDWDSGLRNSVSTGVGYLGVCLAIICAFAATGLGFKQIALIASALSVGIGFGLQQVVQNFVSGVILLVERPVKVGDWVNIGGVEGDIRRIRVRATEIQAFDRSTVIVPNSDLITKAVQNKTLGEARGRIQLPLAIAKAAEAPKAKALILEAGKAHPQVLETPEPAVYIDGLAAAGTVNLNSYFYVASPRDAYRIRSELYFAILAAFIEGGVSLPTV; encoded by the coding sequence ATGCTGGGCGCGGCCGCGCCGGCGCCCGGGCCTTCAGAGCCGCTTGACGTCGGGAACGCTCACCAAACCCTGGCGCATCTGCGCGACCGCCTGCCGATCGCCTCGCGCGACGACCAGCTGGCGGCCATGGCCGCCCAGGCCGCAGGATTGGAGAGCCAGGCCCAGGCGCTGGTCGCCGCGCGAGCGCACGCCCTGGCCGCCCTCGACCACGGCCTGGCGCAGATCGGACCCAAGGGGCGCCGCGCGCCGACCAAGGCCGAGCAGCAAAAGCGCGCGCCCCTGTTGGCCCAGCGCCCCGCCCTGGTCGCCCAGGTGCAACAGGCCCAGGGCCTGGCCGCCGACGCCGGCGCGACCTATGACCAGATCGCCGAGCGGCGCCGGGCCGGTTTCAGCGCTCGGGTGCTGCAACGCACCGACTCGCCGGTCTCGCCCAGCTTCTGGAATTCGCTTGCGGGGGCCGGCTGGGCCGATCTTGGCCGGTTGGACGCCGCGGCCGACGAAGCTGTGCGCGCCGCCATCGAGGCCGACGAGCCCAAGGGCCTGATCGGCTTAGGCGCCGGGCTCCTGTTCGCCCTCATGGTCGCCTTTCCCTTGCGAGTCTGGTTGCGTCGCCTGGGTCGGCGCAAGAACGGCGATAGCGTCCACCCCGGCTTCTCGCGCACCGCAGCGGCGGTCTGGGTGGCGGCGATCGACACCGGCGCCCCGACCCTTGCCGTTGCCGGCCTGCATCTCGGCGCGCAGTGGGGCGGGCTCCTGTCGCCCAAGGCCGACGCCATGGCCGGCGCCGCGGTCGGCGCGGCGGCCTGGATCAGCGGGGTGCTGGCGCTCGGCCGCGTGCTGGCGATAGACCCCGATCCTGGCCAGCGCCTCCTGGCCCTGCCGGATCCGGCGGCGCGCCGGATCGGGCCGCCCTTGATGGTGGTCGCCCTGGTGGCGGCGGCCGGCCTGCTCCTGACCCGGCTCAACTACGTGATCGGCGCCAGCGTCGCGGCGACCATCGCCGCCAACTGCGTGCTGTCCCTGGCCTATGCCGGCGTGGCGGGCCTGATCCTGTTCAGCTTTGGCCGCAGCCGCGCCCTGCCGGACGAGCCCGCCGCGCCCAGCCAGGCCGCCTCGGCCTGGGCGCTGATGTCGCTGATCCTGACCGGTGTGATCCTCGTCACCCTGGGCGCGGTGTTTGCCGGCTACACCACGCTTGCGGCCCTCACCTCCGGCCAGATCTTCTGGCTCAGCCTGATCAGCGCCGTGGCCTACCTGCTGCTGCGCTTCGTCGACGACCTCTGCGCCAGCCTGTTCCAGCCGCATGGCCGCGGCGCGCGGCTGCTGTTCGCCCTGTTTAGCCTTCGCGCCTCGGCTATCGGCCAGATCGGCCTCTTGCTCTCCGCCGGACTGCAGCTCCTGATCATCATCGGCGCGGCCAGCCTCGCCCTGACACCGTTCGGGCAGAGCGGGGAGCTTCTGTTCGCCCGCCTGGCCCAACTGGGCGGCGGCGTCCACCTGGGAAGCGTGACCATTTCGCCGACGGCGATCGCGGCCGGTCTCGCCACCCTGATGGTCGGGGTGGGCTTGGCGCATCTGGTCCAGGCCTGGGTGGTTCGCCGCTACCTGCCGGTGACCGACTGGGATTCGGGCCTGCGCAATTCGGTAAGCACCGGGGTCGGCTATCTGGGCGTTTGCCTGGCCATCATCTGCGCCTTCGCCGCCACCGGCCTCGGCTTCAAGCAGATCGCCCTGATCGCCAGCGCCCTTTCGGTCGGCATAGGCTTCGGGCTGCAGCAGGTCGTGCAGAACTTCGTCTCCGGCGTGATCCTCTTGGTCGAGCGGCCGGTCAAGGTGGGCGACTGGGTCAATATTGGCGGCGTCGAGGGGGACATCCGGCGCATCCGCGTGCGGGCGACCGAAATCCAGGCCTTCGACCGCTCGACGGTGATCGTGCCCAATTCCGACCTGATCACCAAGGCGGTGCAGAACAAGACCCTGGGTGAGGCGCGCGGCCGCATCCAGCTGCCGCTGGCGATCGCCAAGGCAGCCGAGGCGCCCAAGGCCAAGGCGCTGATCCTCGAGGCTGGCAAGGCCCATCCCCAGGTGCTGGAGACGCCCGAGCCCGCCGTCTATATCGACGGGCTCGCCGCGGCCGGCACGGTCAACCTCAACAGCTACTTCTACGTGGCCAGTCCGCGGGACGCCTATCGTATTCGCAGCGAGCTCTACTTCGCCATCCTGGCGGCGTTCATCGAGGGCGGCGTCAGCCTGCCGACCGTGTGA
- a CDS encoding metal/formaldehyde-sensitive transcriptional repressor, giving the protein MAHIANEKTKLLHRLKRLRGQIDAIERLVESDSECARVLQQATACRGALDGFIGEVIEDHIREHLVDPDAPRSDPRVQAAEELVAIVHSYLT; this is encoded by the coding sequence ATGGCCCACATCGCCAACGAAAAGACCAAGCTTCTGCACCGCCTCAAGCGCCTGCGCGGCCAGATCGACGCTATCGAGCGGCTGGTGGAGAGCGACAGCGAATGCGCCCGGGTGCTGCAGCAGGCCACCGCCTGCCGTGGGGCCCTGGACGGCTTCATCGGCGAGGTCATTGAGGACCACATCCGCGAGCACCTGGTCGATCCTGACGCCCCACGCTCGGACCCCCGCGTTCAGGCCGCGGAGGAGCTGGTGGCGATCGTCCATTCCTACCTGACCTGA
- a CDS encoding HlyD family secretion protein, whose translation MTDTALPGAPIGVQAPALPRKLPFSRRTLFSVGAAAAVAVGGATYIALPPAAESTDAAYVQADSSVVAPKVRGLIAEVLVDHDQPVKRGQPLARIDPEEFDARVASAGADLLNAQAAVQAAKAALVSLDAQEQLDRSNVRAAQTTIRGADAVSDRAEADRKRYEALVASGAVARRDADTYRAAAINAAADADKSRALLDVSRSQVAATEAKRATLLANEAQAEAAVARAQAALTLARQDQDHAVIRAPVDGVVGDRQVEPGDYVQPGTRLLTVVPLRALYLTANFKETQVARMSVGQPATIKVDALPGKTLTGEVESLAPGSGSQFSLLPFEPGTGNFTKIVQRVPVRIRLDPGQAGLDRLRPGLSTTVKVRFDRAG comes from the coding sequence ATGACCGATACCGCCCTCCCCGGCGCGCCCATCGGCGTGCAAGCCCCTGCGCTGCCGCGCAAGCTGCCCTTTTCGCGCCGCACCCTGTTCTCAGTCGGCGCAGCGGCCGCGGTCGCGGTTGGCGGCGCCACATACATCGCCCTTCCGCCGGCCGCCGAGAGCACCGATGCGGCCTATGTGCAGGCCGACAGTTCGGTGGTGGCGCCCAAGGTGCGCGGCCTGATCGCCGAGGTGCTGGTGGACCACGACCAGCCGGTCAAGCGCGGCCAGCCCCTGGCTCGGATCGACCCCGAGGAGTTCGACGCCCGCGTCGCCTCGGCCGGCGCCGACCTGCTCAACGCCCAGGCGGCGGTGCAGGCGGCCAAGGCGGCCCTGGTCAGCCTGGACGCCCAGGAGCAGCTGGACCGCTCCAACGTCCGCGCAGCCCAGACCACCATCCGCGGCGCCGACGCCGTCAGCGACCGGGCCGAGGCCGACCGCAAGCGCTATGAAGCGCTGGTCGCCTCGGGCGCCGTGGCCCGGCGAGACGCCGACACCTACCGCGCCGCCGCCATCAACGCCGCGGCCGACGCCGACAAGAGCCGAGCGCTGTTGGATGTCAGCCGCAGCCAGGTCGCCGCCACCGAAGCCAAGCGCGCGACGCTCCTGGCCAACGAGGCCCAGGCCGAAGCCGCGGTGGCGCGGGCCCAGGCCGCCCTGACCCTGGCCCGCCAGGATCAGGACCATGCGGTGATCCGCGCGCCTGTCGATGGCGTGGTCGGCGACCGCCAGGTCGAGCCGGGCGACTATGTGCAGCCGGGCACGCGCCTACTGACCGTCGTGCCGCTGCGCGCCCTCTACCTCACCGCCAACTTCAAGGAGACCCAGGTCGCGCGCATGAGCGTCGGCCAGCCGGCGACGATCAAGGTCGACGCCCTGCCGGGCAAAACCCTGACCGGCGAGGTCGAGAGCCTGGCCCCCGGCTCCGGCTCGCAGTTTTCGCTGCTGCCGTTCGAGCCCGGCACGGGCAACTTCACCAAGATCGTGCAGCGAGTGCCGGTGCGCATCCGTCTCGATCCTGGCCAGGCAGGCCTGGACCGCCTGCGACCGGGCCTGTCGACCACCGTCAAGGTCCGCTTCGACCGCGCCGGCTGA
- a CDS encoding 2-hydroxychromene-2-carboxylate isomerase yields the protein MQSVDFYFDFRSPYSYLASTELGGLKANIRYQPMDVLAVMKLTGNSPTTFQSPAKGRYARADLARWSARYGVPLRPNPAMSEISGRRLLRAALAAADVAPAAQVAEALFLAMWADPRPLGSAAEIAGVLAEAGIDPSAVEPLIDEPALDEALDRAVREAADKGVFGAPTFIADEQMFFGNDRLDFLRQHLESAQ from the coding sequence ATGCAAAGCGTGGACTTCTATTTCGATTTTCGCAGCCCCTACAGCTATTTGGCCAGCACCGAGCTGGGCGGGCTGAAGGCCAACATCCGTTATCAGCCGATGGATGTGCTGGCGGTGATGAAGCTGACCGGCAACAGCCCGACCACCTTCCAGTCGCCGGCCAAGGGCCGCTACGCGCGGGCGGATCTGGCCCGCTGGAGCGCGCGCTATGGCGTGCCCCTGCGGCCCAATCCGGCGATGAGCGAGATCAGTGGCCGACGGCTGCTGCGTGCGGCCCTGGCGGCGGCGGACGTCGCCCCGGCGGCGCAGGTGGCGGAAGCCCTGTTCCTGGCCATGTGGGCCGATCCGAGGCCCCTGGGCTCGGCCGCGGAGATCGCCGGCGTGCTCGCCGAGGCGGGGATCGATCCATCGGCCGTCGAACCCTTGATAGACGAACCGGCCCTGGACGAGGCGCTCGACCGCGCCGTTCGGGAGGCGGCGGATAAGGGCGTGTTTGGCGCCCCGACCTTTATCGCCGACGAGCAGATGTTCTTCGGCAACGACCGGCTGGATTTCCTCCGCCAGCATCTGGAGAGCGCACAATGA
- a CDS encoding SDR family NAD(P)-dependent oxidoreductase, with protein MKPLALVTGVGPGTGSATVRRFVAGGYRVAMLARSAERLEGLAAELPDTIPVPCDVADPAGLAAALDALEAEHGKPKVVVHNAVGGAFGNFLQIEPEVLEANFQVNVMALLRLARRYADELAAANGALVVTGNTSAQRGKAHFAGFAPTKAAQRILAESIAREMGPKGLHVAYLVIDAVIDVPWTRQRMPDKPDDFFIKPAAIAEEVFHLAHQDRSAWSFLAEVRPFGETW; from the coding sequence ATGAAGCCCCTGGCCCTCGTCACCGGCGTCGGCCCCGGAACCGGCTCGGCCACCGTCCGCCGGTTCGTCGCGGGCGGCTATCGCGTCGCCATGCTGGCCCGCAGCGCCGAGCGGCTCGAAGGCCTTGCGGCCGAGCTGCCCGACACCATCCCGGTCCCCTGCGACGTCGCCGACCCGGCTGGGCTGGCGGCGGCGCTGGACGCCCTGGAGGCCGAACACGGCAAGCCCAAGGTGGTCGTGCACAACGCCGTCGGCGGCGCCTTCGGCAATTTCCTGCAAATCGAGCCCGAGGTGCTGGAGGCCAATTTCCAGGTCAATGTCATGGCCCTGCTGCGCCTCGCCCGCCGCTATGCGGACGAGCTGGCCGCGGCGAATGGCGCCCTGGTTGTCACCGGCAACACCTCAGCCCAGCGCGGCAAAGCCCATTTCGCCGGCTTCGCCCCGACCAAGGCGGCCCAGCGGATCCTGGCCGAGTCTATCGCCCGCGAGATGGGACCCAAGGGCCTGCACGTGGCCTATCTGGTGATCGATGCGGTGATCGACGTGCCCTGGACCCGCCAGCGGATGCCCGACAAGCCGGACGACTTCTTTATCAAGCCCGCGGCCATCGCCGAGGAGGTGTTCCACCTGGCGCACCAGGACCGCTCGGCCTGGTCCTTTCTGGCCGAGGTGCGGCCGTTCGGCGAGACCTGGTGA
- a CDS encoding PaaI family thioesterase — MSDGNLPLTEPFGMRQMQTVMAGRDRPPMVDTLDFDLVEVEKGRVVFEGTPSRRVYNPLGTVHGGYAATLLDSATGCAVHTLLNEGQGYTTLELKVAYHKAMTEQTGPVRAEGKVVTMGRRAAFAEARLTDASGRLYATATSTLLVFDK; from the coding sequence ATGAGCGACGGGAATCTCCCTCTGACCGAGCCGTTCGGCATGCGCCAGATGCAGACTGTGATGGCCGGCCGCGATCGGCCGCCGATGGTCGACACCCTGGATTTCGATCTGGTCGAGGTCGAGAAGGGCCGGGTGGTGTTCGAAGGAACGCCCAGCCGCCGGGTCTACAATCCCCTCGGCACGGTGCACGGCGGCTATGCCGCGACGCTGCTCGATTCCGCTACGGGCTGCGCGGTGCACACCCTGCTGAACGAAGGCCAGGGCTACACCACCCTCGAGCTCAAGGTCGCCTATCACAAGGCCATGACCGAACAGACCGGCCCCGTGCGGGCCGAGGGCAAGGTGGTCACCATGGGCCGCCGCGCCGCCTTCGCCGAGGCCCGGCTGACCGACGCCTCGGGCCGCCTCTACGCCACCGCCACCTCAACCCTTCTGGTGTTCGACAAATGA